From Phalacrocorax carbo chromosome 6, bPhaCar2.1, whole genome shotgun sequence, a single genomic window includes:
- the IER5 gene encoding immediate early response gene 5 protein: MEFKLEAHRIVSISLGKIYSARGQRGGLKLHKNLLVSLVLRSARQVYLSEPGCPPEPPPASCGPSEEDPPPCGNAWAAGEPPPPPPQDEAARGGPQMPGADCEGSRSRRCCCGCCCCCAAAGGEAACATAGTATPPPPHCPRKRSAGERGHAGSPVKKPRREVEEEPPPPPGEQEDMETGNVASLISIFGSSFSGLLSKEPKGRRRAPLEGGEAEATPAEAAAEPGQICCDEPVLRTLNPWSTAIVAF; encoded by the coding sequence ATGGAGTTCAAGCTGGAGGCGCACCGCATCGTCAGCATCTCGCTGGGCAAGATCTACAGCGCGCGGGGTCAGCGCGGCGGCCTCAAGCTCCACAAGAACCTTTTGGTATCGTTAGTGCTGCGCAGCGCCCGGCAGGTTTACCTCAGCGAACCGGGCTGCCCTCCCgagccgccccccgcctccTGCGGGCCTAGCGAAGAGGATCCGCCGCCCTGCGGCAACGCCTGGGCGGCCggcgagccgccgccgccgcccccgcagGACGAGGCGGCTAGGGGCGGCCCACAGATGCCCGGCGCGGACTGCGAGGGTTCCCGGTCGCGGCGCTGTTGCTGCggatgttgctgctgctgcgcggcggcgggcggcgaggcGGCCTGTGCCACCGCAGGAACCGCgacccccccgccgccccacTGCCCCCGCAAGCGGAGCGCCGGCGAGCGGGGCCACGCCGGCTCCCCGGTGAAGAAGCCCCGCCGCGAGGTGGAGGAGGAGCCGCCGCCACCACCGGGTGAGCAGGAGGACATGGAGACAGGCAACGTGGCCAGCCTCATCAGCATCTTCGGCTCCAGCTTCTCGGGACTGCTCAGCAAAGAGCCCaagggccggcggcgggcgcccCTTGAGGGCGGCGAGGCTGAGGCGACGCCCGCCGAGGCGGCGGCAGAGCCGGGACAGATCTGCTGCGACGAGCCGGTGCTGCGGACCCTTAACCCCTGGAGCACGGCCATCGTGGCCTTCTGA